The following proteins come from a genomic window of Lolium rigidum isolate FL_2022 chromosome 5, APGP_CSIRO_Lrig_0.1, whole genome shotgun sequence:
- the LOC124651668 gene encoding small polypeptide DEVIL 11-like translates to MEMCMDDKWKLSKKGSRRSGTVAPAAAPSSPVGLKGRTARGSGRSVPGRLASLAKEQRARFYIMRRCVTMLVCWRD, encoded by the coding sequence ATGGAGATGTGCATGGATGACAAGTGGAAGCTGTCCAAGAAGGGCAGCCGGAGGTCGGGGACGGTGGCACCGGCAGCGGCCCCCAGCAGTCCGGTGGGGCTCAAGGGCCGGACGGCGAGGGGCTCCGGCCGATCGGTGCCTGGGCGGCTGGCGAGCCTTGCCAAGGAGCAGAGGGCCAGGTTCTACATCATGCGCCGCTGCGTCACCATGCTCGTGTGCTGGCGGGATTAG